In Aspergillus luchuensis IFO 4308 DNA, chromosome 1, nearly complete sequence, the following are encoded in one genomic region:
- a CDS encoding ankyrin repeat domain-containing protein (COG:M;~EggNog:ENOG410Q1EM;~InterPro:IPR002110,IPR036770,IPR020683;~PFAM:PF13857,PF12796,PF00023,PF13637,PF13606;~antiSMASH:Cluster_1.12;~go_function: GO:0005515 - protein binding [Evidence IEA]) — MAESESPPGPKDKLEVALFLAASKGYDTIVTLLLGTPGVTLDCKDELGRTPFFWAAAEGHDKVLQLLLGTGAVDPNIKDAKRGQSAICAAAEGGHESVVARLLGVGVDCHAADSQGKTPLAYAVERESASILNILLQAGADPNVKDEGGMIPLSTAVEKGNSDIVEMLLKAGADPNAVASNGCPPLLSAVQADNEVIVQLLLEAKADPNLKSSEGKAPLSCAVEAGNETMVQLLLKAGADPNEKNPEGQAPLSCAVEEGNEIIVQMLLKAKADPDVKSPEGRAPLSCAVEAGDEVIMQMLLRANADPDVKDGDGRPPLFWAIEKGSEEVVRLLIASRRVDLNAVDDGGRSALWWAAMSGQLNIVRLLVRYGADMEQQPSSGEKYEQCGTPLYQAGRRGHFDVVKYLIKKGANINAPAGEPGLSLLISLVLFDRTKRGRRMLELLLDRGADINSQDASGKTILDLAAAAGDVELAELALEHGIMLEATAKDGMTALHRAVLHQHDIIMDMLLDAGADAEAQDGNGDTPLHFAAASGRRGLFELFLEKSPDINITNFSGETPLHKAVQRGRRKMVEYMLRNGADVSMRDDYQRTPLHKAVGSENNVMRLLVNRGADVHARDMFGQTALHMAAEAGLAEDVYFLLGHGAAGDLPDDRGRTARDLAVKAKKKNVIRVFERMELMVAKDSEESSSDVSSDE, encoded by the coding sequence ATGGCCGAATCCGAGTCCCCACCTGGCCCCAAAGACAAACTAGAGGTTGCCTTGTTCCTTGCCGCTAGCAAAGGGTATGATACCATTGTCACGCTTCTCCTAGGTACCCCTGGCGTGACTCTGGACTGCAAGGATGAACTAGGTCGGACGCCATTCTTCTGGGCCGCCGCCGAGGGCCACGACAAGGTCCTCCAGTTGCTCCTGGGCACTGGCGCGGTGGACCCGAACATAAAGGACGCTAAGCGTGGCCAGTCCGCAATATGTGCCGCTGCGGAGGGCGGCCACGAGAGCGTTGTGGCTCGATTGCTTGGTGTCGGGGTGGATTGCCATGCTGCGGACTCTCAAGGGAAGACACCATTGGCATATGCGGTCGAACGAGAGAGCGCATCGATTCTGAATATACTGCTGCAAGCGGGGGCAGATCCCAATGTGAAAGATGAGGGCGGCATGATCCCGTTGTCGACGGCGGTAGAGAAAGGCAATTCGGATATTGTTGAAATGCTATTGAAGGCCGGGGCTGATCCCAATGCTGTCGCTTCGAATGGGTGTCCGCCGTTGTTGTCGGCGGTGCAGGCTGATAATGAAGTCATCGTGCAATTACTGCTGGAAGCGAAAGCGGATCCTAATCTTAAGAGCTCGGAAGGGAAAGCGCCACTATCGTGCGCTGTTGAAGCAGGAAATGAAACCATGGTGCAATTGCTGCTGAAAGCTGGAGCCGACCCCAATGAGAAGAATCCAGAAGGACAGGCACCGTTGTCATGCGCCGTCGAAGAGGGTAACGAAATAATTGTGCAGATGCTGCTGAAGGCAAAAGCAGACCCCGACGTGAAGAGTCCAGAAGGACGAGCACCACTGTCGTGTGCTGTGGAAGCGGGGGACGAGGTTATCATGCAGATGCTGCTTCGGGCTAATGCTGACCCTGATGTGAAGGACGGGGATGGGAGGCCTCCATTGTTTTGGGCAATCGAAAAGGGATCCGAGGAGGTAGTACGGTTGTTGATTGCGTCTCGAAGAGTAGACCTCAATGCAGTTGATGACGGTGGTCGCTCTGCGCTGTGGTGGGCTGCAATGTCTGGGCAATTGAATATCGTCCGCCTGCTAGTTCGGTATGGAGCAGATATGGAGCAGCAGCCTTCCTCGGGAGAGAAGTACGAGCAATGTGGCACGCCTTTGTACCAGGCTGGCCGTCGGGGACATTTCGATGTGGTCAAGTATTTGATAAAGAAGGGGGCGAATATTAACGCTCCGGCTGGAGAACCAGGTCTGTCGCTACTGATATCACTGGTACTCTTTGACCGAACGAAAAGGGGCAGACGGATGCTCGAATTGCTGCTCGATAGAGGCGCGGATATTAACTCACAAGACGCCTCTGGGAAGACGATCCTGGATCTTGCAGCAGCCGCCGGCGATGTCGAGCTGGCCGAGCTGGCACTAGAGCATGGGATAATGTTAGAAGCCACCGCGAAGGACGGCATGACGGCTCTGCATCGTGCAGTACTACATCAGCACGATATCATTATGGATATGCTTCTGGACGCTGGCGCTGATGCCGAAGCACAGGATGGTAACGGGGATACACCACTACACTTTGCGGCAGCCAGTGGTCGCAGGGGTCTCTTTGAGTTATTTCTGGAGAAATCCCCGGACATCAATATTACTAACTTCTCGGGTGAAACTCCGCTGCACAAAGCAGTGCAACGCGGTCGTCGAAAGATGGTTGAGTATATGCTGCGTAATGGAGCGGACGTCAGCATGCGCGATGATTATCAACGAACACCACTTCATAAGGCTGTGGGGTCGGAGAACAATGTTATGAGGTTATTGGTCAATCGGGGGGCCGATGTTCATGCGCGAGACATGTTCGGCCAGACTGCTCTTCATATGGCAGCAGAGGCCGGGCTAGCAGAGGATGTCTACTTCCTTTTGGGTCACGGAGCAGCCGGGGATCTACCAGATGACCGTGGTCGAACGGCACGGGACTTGGCTgtcaaggcgaagaagaagaatgtcaTCAGGGTATTTGAACGGATGGAGTTGATGGTTGCGAAAGATTCGGAGGAATCCTCTTCTGATGTTTCGTCTGATGAATGA
- a CDS encoding putative secondary metabolism biosynthetic enzyme (COG:Q;~EggNog:ENOG410QD7U;~InterPro:IPR016035,IPR001227,IPR029063,IPR013217, IPR020807,IPR042104,IPR011032,IPR020843;~PFAM:PF14765,PF13649,PF13489,PF05401,PF01209, PF08242,PF08241,PF13847;~SMCOG1028:crotonyl-CoA reductase / alcohol dehydrogenase;~antiSMASH:Cluster_1.12;~go_function: GO:0016491 - oxidoreductase activity [Evidence IEA];~go_function: GO:0016740 - transferase activity [Evidence IEA]), which yields MASVGGKYEELTRPHLVNPRDTMTPMYSTVFGNLLASPSELDAAYWRRSLESPVLFSTAFRALASSTHDNHQVVIEIGSNSALRGPIQQILRSINMSFTYCATMRSNESNLSRVLSVAGTAYVNHLPVDLIAVNEGYQGETLTDLPPYPWQREDIPWAETRISKQWRLRQFPRHELLGARCLESNDFEPAWRNILKGEEVLWINHHRMMGYIVFPAVGYIALASEAIRQITGSSISTLEQVMFMEALVRDEEDIEIMTTMRKTTMNATMDSDWYEFTVCSYNGQGWTKHCSGRVRGGTDQPLPSNTISEPFARQISSYRWYRRCEKKGLEYGSRFEGLQDITASPLRNAARGRVEDDRELHDSYYAIHPTIVDQCLQVMVIASDKGVSHYPDKAGMPLYIDRVYLAPGSSSMLVEATTTDPTKESLSGYFKVVSEATSDVVLEMKGLRLLPAPEAVLESKGSKLATHLQWKPDIRFMSATQQVPTPVGLDQQKTQTLAIAGILLIFAMMEALEPHDELPPYMASYKKLSIGIGRTILQGKYDHIPGIGTVKSMDREQRTVLFRSLQGQFPEHRVERCYNDAWRYASEHPEKLINGGVYEDTSLIETIKGIVEWSLELYNWKGFLGPLAHANPGLRVLEVGAGAGSATVNILDALTTEHGDRLFGQYTVTDTVPAFVKQLEERFEGVPKLEYKRLDITKSATDQGFTEESYDLVVVCNVLYETPILCQSLAHIRSLLAPGGRLLLYEPCSELPHFDIVMGLLPNWWLGVGDNQVDKPHVSVERWEQELVQAGFSGLDGFHYNAPAPFYWQALMLSTNPAVNTPRESMNLLCTSETRYQTWMQSLAVCLSSDGYDVHWCTFEEDLPTENVIAVLDFDRPFLYDISQATYTKIQSWLASVKRLLWVTHSMQIECKDPRYCLILGLTRTLRYELNVDVGTCEIDLFEEAAHPVVMQAYRQLGTPIGGQTIRDFEFILHRGVGHTGRAAITKVTDHLHSTDQQRSYQLDIQTIGDFSSLGWRPVSLEEVGPHDVEVKASYLALNFKDLMMALGIVERTKTMDFCFEGSGIVTRVGSEVTTIQVGDSVASFHPQPMRSLAVLPADGVVRPPKGVSLAEAAAVPSAYGTAICTLLGIGKLQKGQSVLVHSACGAVGLAAVHVCQSVGAEVCQTI from the coding sequence ATGGCCTCAGTGGGTGGCAAATATGAAGAGCTTACCCGACCGCACCTAGTCAACCCTCGAGATACAATGACTCCAATGTACTCAACGGTATTTGGAAACCTACTAGCAAGCCCTAGTGAGCTTGACGCGGCGTATTGGCGCCGAAGCTTGGAATCACCTGTCCTGTTCTCAACCGCTTTCCGGGCTTTGGCCTCATCCACACATGACAATCATCAAGTTGTGATAGAGATCGGATCGAATTCAGCACTTAGAGGGCCAATACAGCAGATACTCCGTTCAATCAACATGAGCTTCACGTACTGTGCGACCATGAGAAGCAACGAAAGTAACCTTTCTCGCGTCCTCTCTGTCGCTGGCACAGCTTATGTCAACCATTTACCCGTCGACCTCATCGCTGTCAATGAAGGCTATCAAGGTGAAACTCTCACCGACCTTCCTCCGTACCCATGGCAGCGCGAAGATATTCCCTGGGCAGAAACTCGAATTAGTAAACAGTGGCGCTTGCGCCAATTTCCACGCCATGAACTCCTCGGGGCGCGATGCTTGGAATCCAATGACTTCGAGCCTGCATGGCGGAATATTCTCAAGGGTGAGGAGGTCCTGTGGATCAACCACCATCGCATGATGGGCTATATTGTGTTTCCAGCCGTTGGATACATAGCATTGGCATCGGAAGCTATACGTCAGATAACGGGCTCAAGTATCTCTACACTAGAGCAAGTTATGTTCATGGAGGCCCTGGTCCGAGACGAAGAGGACATTGAAATCATGACGACAATGCGGAAGACCACAATGAATGCAACTATGGACTCTGACTGGTATGAGTTTACGGTTTGTTCCTATAACGGTCAAGGATGGACCAAGCATTGCTccgggagggtgaggggaggCACGGACCAGCCCCTTCCATCAAACACGATTTCTGAGCCATTCGCTCGACAGATTTCGTCATACAGATGGTATCGCAGGTGTGAGAAAAAGGGACTCGAATATGGCTCCCGTTTTGAAGGTCTGCAAGATATCACCGCCAGCCCACTAAGGAATGCAGCCCGTGGGCgagtggaggatgatcgCGAGCTCCACGACAGTTACTACGCAATACATCCAACGATCGTGGACCAATGCCTTCAAGTAATGGTGATTGCCAGTGACAAAGGCGTCTCGCACTATCCTGACAAGGCAGGCATGCCGTTGTACATCGACCGGGTTTACCTGGCCCCAGGAAGCAGCTCGATGCTAGTCGAGGCGACGACGACTGATCCAACAAAAGAGAGCCTAAGTGGGTATTTCAAGGTGGTTTCTGAGGCAACTAGTGACGTGGTCTTGGAGATGAAGGGTCTGCGCTTATTGCCTGCACCAGAAGCTGTATTGGAGTCGAAAGGATCAAAGCTTGCAACTCATCTCCAGTGGAAACCGGACATTAGGTTTATGTCGGCGACCCAACAAGTACCAACACCTGTGGGCCTAGATCAACAGAAAACCCAGACATTGGCTATAGCGGGGATCCTTCTCATATTTGCAATGATGGAGGCTCTGGAGCCTCATGACGAGCTACCTCCGTACATGGCGAGCTATAAAAAACTCAGTATCGGCATAGGCAGGACGATACTCCAAGGGAAGTATGACCATATCCCTGGTATTGGAACGGTGAAAAGCATGGACAGGGAGCAGCGGACCGTTTTGTTCAGATCCTTGCAAGGACAGTTCCCCGAACACAGGGTTGAACGATGCTATAATGATGCCTGGCGGTATGCGAGTGAGCATCCGGAAAAATTGATAAATGGGGGGGTCTATGAGGATACCTCCCTCATAGAGACCATCAAGGGCATTGTCGAGTGGAGCCTTGAACTATACAATTGGAAAGGTTTCCTGGGTCCACTAGCTCATGCGAATCCTGGTCTACGTGTCCTTGAAGTTGGAGCCGGGGCAGGTTCAGCAACAGTGAATATCTTGGACGCATTGACCACTGAACACGGTGATCGTCTGTTCGGTCAATACACAGTCACCGACACTGTACCTGCGTTTGTGAAACAACTGGAAGAGCGTTTTGAAGGCGTGCCAAAGCTGGAGTATAAAAGACTGGATATTACGAAGAGTGCAACAGATCAGGGCTTCACAGAGGAGAGTTACGATTTAGTGGTTGTGTGCAATGTCCTATATGAGACACCTATCCTCTGTCAGTCATTGGCGCACATCCGATCCTTACTTGCGCCTGGAGGGCGATTGCTCCTGTACGAGCCTTGCTCAGAGCTTCCACATTTTGATATTGTCATGGGACTTCTTCCGAATTGGTGGCTAGGCGTGGGCGACAATCAGGTTGATAAGCCTCACGTTTCCGTGGAGCGTTGGGAGCAGGAGTTAGTCCAGGCAGGATTTTCTGGCCTTGATGGGTTCCATTACAATGCGCCTGCACCATTTTACTGGCAGGCACTGATGCTATCAACAAATCCAGCGGTCAATACCCCGCGAGAATCCATGAACCTACTCTGCACTTCAGAGACAAGATACCAGACATGGATGCAGAGCCTGGCGGTCTGCCTGTCCTCCGACGGCTATGATGTACATTGGTGTACCTTTGAAGAAGATCTCCCGACCGAAAACGTCATTGCAGTACTCGACTTTGACAGACCATTCTTATATGACATATCCCAAGCTACTTACACTAAGATCCAGAGCTGGTTGGCCTCGGTGAAACGTCTCCTCTGGGTGACGCATTCAATGCAGATTGAATGCAAGGATCCCCGGTACTGTCTGATCCTGGGGCTCACTCGCACATTGCGGTATGAGCTGAATGTCGACGTTGGCACTTGTGAGATTGACTTGTTTGAGGAGGCTGCTCATCCGGTGGTAATGCAAGCGTACAGACAGCTTGGTACACCGATCGGAGGACAGACGATTCGCGATTTCGAATTCATTCTGCATCGGGGTGTAGGCCACACTGGTCGTGCAGCCATCACCAAGGTTACAGACCATCTCCATTCCACAGACCAGCAACGGTCTTATCAATTAGACATTCAAACTATTGGTGACTTCAGCTCACTTGGGTGGAGACCCGTTTCTCTGGAGGAAGTTGGTCCACACGACGTCGAAGTCAAGGCCAGCTATTTGGCGCTCAACTTCAAGGATCTGATGATGGCTTTGGGCATCGTGGAGCGAACGAAGACAATGGATTTTTGTTTTGAGGGGAGTGGTATTGTCACTCGCGTGGGATCGGAGGTGACAACAATACAAGTCGGCGATTCAGTGGCCTCTTTTCATCCCCAGCCGATGAGAAGCCTTGCTGTCTTGCCAGCTGATGGGGTGGTCCGCCCTCCCAAGGGTGTCTCGCTAGCAGAAGCCGCAGCTGTTCCCAGTGCTTATGGAACCGCTATATGTACACTGTTAGGTATCGGGAAATTGCAAAAGGGTCAGTCCGTTCTGGTTCATTCCGCGTGTGGTGCAGTCGGACTGGCAGCAGTGCATGTCTGCCAGAGCGTCGGTGCCGAGGTATGTCAAACCATTTAG
- a CDS encoding type I polyketide synthase (COG:Q;~EggNog:ENOG410PFZD;~InterPro:IPR016036,IPR016035,IPR001227,IPR014043, IPR016039,IPR032821,IPR014030,IPR014031,IPR020841;~PFAM:PF16197,PF00109,PF02801,PF00698;~SMCOG1022:Beta-ketoacyl synthase;~antiSMASH:Cluster_1.12;~go_function: GO:0016740 - transferase activity [Evidence IEA];~go_function: GO:0016746 - transferase activity, transferring acyl groups [Evidence IEA]) gives MSSSDTASNSPGWTTVDPDEFQKHSETQWTHDAPPLIAIVGMATRLPGGISSPQDFWQFMIDKKCASAPVPAGRYNVDAFHGTPGVDTQSVIAKQGFFLEGDYLGKVDTSFFHNNRYEHGFIDPQQVLLSEVVWECMENGGQVDWQGKDIGCFVGTFGEDWLDLTAKDTQNLSPLHIVGTGDYAASNRVSFEYDLKGPCMTCRTACSSSLVALHEACQAITLGDCPSAIVGGSSLIFTPTMTTNMSQAGALSPDGICKTFDAEANGYARAEGVCVLYIKKLEDAIRDKDPVRAVIRAVATNFDGRTNHITVPSSAGQEALIRKAYRKAHLENLAETAFVECHGTATRVSDVVETTAVANAFGRHPMIVGGVKSNIGHTEGAAGLAGLIKAVLALEHKQIPPNVNFSTPNPKILFDEAGLTVPVDVLPWPTDRKERVSVNCFGVGGTNAHVIVDSAASLMPQKAIAALETNNNSPRLLPLSASGPKSLDQRAIDIKKYLSRHHEAVHDLAYTLCEKREHLRHRAFAVTGGEVPLESIEFVKADNTRNGPKNVTFAFPGQGAQWAGMGSELMENFMSFRKDIEYMDGVLQSLPNAPMWRMHEELIKTGPESDINRPDIAQPLCTAIQISLVNLLKVWGITPDKVIGHSSGEFAAAYAANALSMDTAIILAYTRGIVANMAPEGGMLAVGVGRDSIGQYLGDEVALACENSPNSVTLAGKRDQLEQVATRIQTEQPDTLLKMLPVERAYHSGRSLGISFRCSQLPC, from the exons ATGTCGTCCAGCGATACTGCTAGTAATTCCCCGGGATGGACAACCGTCGATCCCGATGAATTTCAAAAACATTCAGAAACTCAATGGACCCACGATGCTCCTCCTCTCATTGCTATAGTCGGAATGGCCACACGTCTGCCCGGCGGtatctcctccccccaagaTTTCTGGCAATTTATGATTGACAAGAAATGCGCATCTGCTCCGGTCCCTGCGGGAAGATACAACGTGGACGCTTTCCACGGGACTCCTGGAGTGGACACACAATCGGTCATCGCCAAACAGGGATTTTTCCTTGAGGGAGACTACCTGGGGAAAGTTGAtacctccttcttccacaacAATCGGTACGAGCATGGGTTTATAGATCCTCAGCAGGTGCTTCTATCGGAAGTGGTTTGGGAGTGCATGGAGAACGGAGGACAGGTCGATTGGCAGGGTAAAGATATTGGGTGTTTTGTAGGCACCTTTGGGGAAGACTGGCTGGATCTTACAGCGAAGGACACCCAGAACCTGAGCCCCCTTCACATCGTGGGTACGGGCGACTATGCCGCATCCAACAGGGTATCGTTCGAATATGACCTCAAGGGCCCATGCATGACTTGTCGAACTGCATGCTCATCCTCGCTTGTGGCTCTCCACGAAGCATGCCAGGCAATTACCCTTGGTGATTGTCCTTCAGCGATCGTCGGAGGCTCCAGCCTGATTTTTACTCCGACAATGACTACCAACATGTCACAGGCGGGGGCACTCTCCCCTGATGGGATCTGCAAAACATTTGACGCGGAAGCTAACGGATACGCCAGAGCGGAAGGAGTTTGCGTTTTGTATATCAAAAAGCTAGAAGATGCCATCCGCGACAAAGACCCAGTCCGTGCGGTCATTCGAGCAGTTGCAACTAACTTCGACGGTCGGACAAATCATATCACGGTCCCATCATCGGCCGGACAAGAGGCGCTGATACGGAAGGCCTACCGAAAAGCCCATCTCGAAAACCTTGCAGAGACCGCATTTGTCGAATGTCACGGCACAGCCACGCGGGTGTCTGATGTCGTTGAAACCACCGCCGTCGCCAATGCCTTCGGGCGCCATCCCATGATTGTTGGAGGT GTGAAATCAAACATTGGCCACACTGAGGGCGCAGCAGGTCTGGCAGGCTTGATTAAAGCAGTTCTTGCTCTTGAGCACAAACAGATCCCTCCGAACGTCAACTTTTCAACACCAAACCCAAAGA TTTTGTTCGATGAGGCAGGATTGACAGTACCTGTTGATGTTCTTCCTTGGCCAACTGACCGCAAAGAACGTGTCAGTGTCAACTGCTTCGGGGTCGGCGGTACCAATGCCCAT GTCATCGTGGATTCAGCCGCATCGTTGATGCCCCAAAAGGCAATAGCGGCATTGgaaacaaacaacaacagcccgCGGCTCTTGCCGTTGTCAGCTAGTGGCCCCAAGTCCCTTGATCAGCGGGCGATAGACATAAAGAAATATCTCTCCCGCCATCACGAGGCAGTGCACGATTTGGCTTATACCCTCTGTGAAAAGCGAGAACATCTTCGTCACAGGGCATTCGCAGTCACCGGTGGAGAGGTTCCTCTTGAGTCTATTGAATTTGTCAAAGCGGATAATACCAGAAATGGGCCAAAGAACGTGACATTTGCATTTCCTGGCCAGGGAGCTCAGTGGGCGGGAATGGGAAGCGAGTTGATGGAAAACTTTATGTCCTTTAGAAAGGACATAGAATACATGGATGGGGTACTGCAAAGTCTGCCCAATGCACCCATGTGGAGGATGCACG AGGAGCTGATCAAAACGGGCCCGGAGAGTGACATTAACCGGCCCGATATAGCACAACCTCTGTGTACCGCCATTCAGATTAGTTTGGTCAATCTTCTTAAAGTATGGGGAATCACTCCGGACAAAGTCATAGGTCATTCCAGTGGCGAGTTTGCAGCGGCTTACGCAGCCAACGCCTTGTCCATGGATACGGCAATTATATTGGCCTATACTCGCGGAATTGTGGCCAACATGGCTCCAGAGGGAGGCATGCTCGCAGTAGGAGTTGGCAGAGACAGTATCGGTCAATATCTGGGTGATGAAGTGGCATTGGCGTGCGAGAACAGTCCAAATAGCGTTACCCTCGCTGGAAAACGCGACCAGCTGGAACAGGTAGCAACTCGAATCCAAACCGAACAACCCGACACCCTACTGAAGATGCTACCGGTTGAGCGAGCGTACCACTCTGGTAGGTCTTTGGGGATTAGTTTTAGATGCAGTCAGCTCCCATGCTAA
- a CDS encoding uncharacterized protein (COG:Q;~EggNog:ENOG410PU85;~InterPro:IPR001128,IPR002401,IPR036396;~TransMembrane:1 (o44-66i);~antiSMASH:Cluster_1.12;~go_function: GO:0005506 - iron ion binding [Evidence IEA];~go_function: GO:0016705 - oxidoreductase activity, acting on paired donors, with incorporation or reduction of molecular oxygen [Evidence IEA];~go_function: GO:0020037 - heme binding [Evidence IEA];~go_process: GO:0055114 - oxidation-reduction process [Evidence IEA]) has translation MTAFFIHRDPKIFPDPLRFIPERWLLEPEDLRKLERYLVPFSRGTLGCLGPNMTWAWLYLVLGTLLRRFEMRLHNTTEENVEVTRDKFLGQTERGKNRVQIKVVREYP, from the exons ATGACcgctttcttcatccaccgtgATCCTAAGATCTTTCCCGATCCATTGCGATTCATCCCTGAGCGTTGGCTCTTGGAGCCAGAAGACTTACGAAAGTTGGAGCGGTACCTCGTCCCATTTTCCAGGGGGACCTTGGGATGTCTGGGTCCGAA TATGACCTGGGCATGGCTATATCTGGTGCTCGGGACACTCCTGCGAAGATTCGAGATGAGACTGCACAACACGACGGAGGAGAATGTCGAGGTGACCCGGGATAAATTCCTTGGGCAGACGGAGCGCGGAAAGAATCGGGTTCAGATCaaggtggtgagggagtaTCCCTAA
- a CDS encoding cytochrome P450 (COG:Q;~EggNog:ENOG410PU85;~InterPro:IPR001128,IPR036396;~PFAM:PF00067;~SECRETED:SignalP(1-19);~SMCOG1034:cytochrome P450;~antiSMASH:Cluster_1.12;~go_function: GO:0005506 - iron ion binding [Evidence IEA];~go_function: GO:0016705 - oxidoreductase activity, acting on paired donors, with incorporation or reduction of molecular oxygen [Evidence IEA];~go_function: GO:0020037 - heme binding [Evidence IEA];~go_process: GO:0055114 - oxidation-reduction process [Evidence IEA]): protein MVIFIVGLVLYRLYLSPLAKFPGPRLAAATGLYEFYYDVIRDGQFVWHIERLHQKYGPVVRIKPWEIHVKDPDNYNTLYAGVTRKRNKDSWFTFVGWPTSIFSTNGHALHRARRSVLAQFFKRQAILDVEPLIQNNIRTLCSQFRHAQRGNYSLELHTAFLCFTSDTISQYAFGKHNGFRTLSQAELSTASKTKMVCTFELVQMARHFPWICKLAHVFPWPAKLLNADFVESLTQEREVQNMVRKAIQERGKGSSEKPMPIYPAILENDRVPEDEKRFSRLADDANLLVLTGTDAPGRALVMTLYFILRDPEVHRKLRAELCASWPDASMDLELIALEKLPYFTAVLKEGLRLGPIVSTRLPRVAPDEILQFHGYEVPRGVSLDLSSSSRMLG from the exons ATGGTAATCTTCATTGTTGGGCTTGTTCTCTATCGACTCTACCTCAGCCCCCTAGCTAAGTTCCCTGGTCCTCGGTTGGCTGCTGCGACGGGCCTCTATGAATTTTACTATGATGTGATTCGTGATGGTCAATTCGTTTGGCATATCGAGCGCCTGCATCAGAAATATGGTCCGGTGGTGCGCATCAAGCCGTGGGAGATACATGTGAAAGACCCGGACAACTACAACACACTGTATGCGGGAGTGACGCGGAAGCGGAACAAGGACAGCTGGTTTACTTTCGTCGGATGGCCTACCTCTATATTTTCGACAAATGGACACGCGCTGCATCGCGCTCGACGGAGTGTGTTGGCGCAGTTCTTCAAAAGGCAGGCGATTCTGGATGTGGAGCCGCTGATTCAGAACAACATCCGGACTTTATGTAGCCAGTTTCGCCATGCGCAGAGGGGAAACTATAGCTTAGAGCTCCATACCGCATTCCTGTGTTTTACGAGTGATACCATATCGCAGTATGCGTTTGGGAAACACAACGGCTTTCGCACTCTGTCTCAAGCAGAGCTGAGTACGGCTTCCAAAACGAAGATGGTTTGTACGTTTGAGCTTGTTCAAATGGCAAGACATTTTCCCTGGATTTGCAAGCTGGCACATGTCTTCCCTTGGCCGGCAAAACTCTTGAATGCGGACTTCGTTGAATCCTTGACACAGGAAAGA GAAGTTCAAAACATGGTTCGCAAGGCCATACAGGAACGTGGTAAGGGAAGCAGTGAGAAGCCTATGCCAATTTATCCTGCGATTCTAGAGAATGATAGGGTACCTGAAGACGAGAAAAGGTTCTCCCGCCTGGCTGATGATGCGAATCTCCTGGTTCTGACCGGGACCGATGCGCCAGGAAGGGCCTTGGTCATGACTTTATATTTCATATTGCGGGACCCAGAGGTGCACAGAAAGCTACGCGCTGAACTGTGTGCTTCTTGGCCAGATGCTTCCATGGATTTAGAGCTTATAGCATTGGAAAAGCTACCTTATTTC ACTGCCGTGTTGAAGGAGGGACTACGATTGGGCCCTATCGTCAGCACACGTCTGCCACGTGTCGCACCGGATGAAATCTTGCAATTTCATGGATATGAGGTTCCACGCGGGGTAAGTCTAGatctctcctccagcagccgAATGCTGGGCTAA